In Mongoliitalea daihaiensis, one DNA window encodes the following:
- a CDS encoding Gfo/Idh/MocA family oxidoreductase, which produces MKRRDFIKTSAVLGLASTIPAFAIHKGLQKKYRIGILGYGDRGSGLHAVFNELPDLFEVTAVCDTLDFRLANVKNYADESSVKSHKDYRAMLEDTSLDAIVISTPLYLHFEHAKACLEAGKHIFLEKAMTHTVEQALSLQKIASNHTQQTIQIGHQYRYSPLYFKVKDYIRSGYLGKVTQIEVRWDRNGSWRRPVPNPELERQINWRMYHEYSGGLTAELLSHQIDFIDWAFETKPDSLFATGGIDYFKDGRETFDNVQVLARYDQAGMVGNFGATCSNAHEGYLFKIRGSKGTVSLFFNDGYFYPEADQLAELQQVDGVSGATKLNWMADKKGIRLIDEPLKDGSFYALTDFYRCIEENALPHSNVMNGGDTAIIVALANESLKDGQIKRLDS; this is translated from the coding sequence TTGAAAAGACGTGATTTTATAAAGACAAGTGCTGTACTAGGATTGGCAAGTACCATTCCTGCATTCGCTATTCATAAGGGACTTCAAAAAAAGTACCGCATAGGAATTCTTGGCTATGGGGATAGAGGTAGTGGACTACATGCAGTGTTCAACGAACTCCCGGATTTATTCGAGGTCACAGCCGTATGCGATACCCTAGATTTTAGATTAGCCAATGTCAAAAACTATGCTGATGAGTCTTCTGTAAAATCCCACAAAGATTATCGAGCGATGCTGGAGGACACATCACTGGATGCAATTGTCATCAGTACTCCCCTCTATCTACATTTTGAACACGCCAAAGCTTGTTTGGAGGCTGGGAAACACATCTTCTTGGAGAAGGCCATGACCCATACCGTAGAGCAAGCGCTATCGCTGCAAAAAATCGCATCAAACCACACCCAGCAAACCATCCAAATAGGCCATCAGTACCGCTATTCTCCCTTGTACTTCAAAGTCAAAGATTATATCCGCTCGGGTTATTTGGGAAAAGTCACCCAGATAGAAGTACGATGGGATAGGAATGGAAGCTGGAGAAGACCTGTGCCAAACCCAGAGCTAGAACGGCAGATCAATTGGCGTATGTACCATGAGTATTCGGGCGGATTAACTGCCGAACTCCTTTCCCATCAGATAGATTTCATTGATTGGGCCTTTGAAACTAAACCAGACTCTCTTTTTGCAACGGGCGGAATTGATTACTTCAAAGATGGCAGAGAAACCTTTGACAATGTACAAGTATTAGCCCGCTACGATCAAGCAGGGATGGTGGGAAACTTTGGAGCTACATGCAGCAATGCGCACGAGGGATATCTTTTCAAAATCCGAGGAAGTAAAGGAACAGTCTCATTATTTTTCAACGATGGCTACTTCTATCCTGAGGCAGACCAATTAGCCGAACTGCAACAGGTAGATGGAGTATCCGGCGCCACCAAACTTAATTGGATGGCAGACAAAAAAGGCATTCGCTTGATTGATGAACCCCTGAAAGATGGTAGTTTTTATGCCTTGACTGACTTCTACCGCTGCATTGAAGAAAATGCATTGCCACATTCTAATGTGATGAATGGTGGAGATACTGCGATTATTGTGGCGTTAGCAAATGAGTCACTGAAGGATGGACAAATCAAACGATTGGATTCCTGA
- a CDS encoding DUF4221 family protein encodes MRHLLVITLAFLIFSCSSQEGSRGSGDLQLTILQDTVLIDSGEELVMAGASMFTYTLSPDTRFLYNYDRKSMKLEVFDLNQQALDKKVTFANDGPNAVSAYVMAIRTFPDGRIFMHGFDKSGLYDLEGNLTESVSLHPTDYFAPDAETSFSFKTEYVFLDEQTVLIGLMNMFEHIPYMAKLDLKEKTVEMIDFEYPQKMEKFSIILDGDGMKMASMGSVYKQKYRDKVLIHSDMFNETLVFDPISSDYSLIEYNSLLTPNEKVGGQKQKVSSREEFTEQTKILGSQVSFGRWVWDESTERFYRLSSIQQPSENQDGESYYKVVLTVFDKDLQMLGETLLPDYRKRPGVYFVKNGTIWIHENVDDELGFVRLKVG; translated from the coding sequence ATGAGACACTTATTGGTTATCACGCTTGCATTCTTAATCTTTTCCTGCTCTTCCCAAGAGGGTTCTAGGGGTTCAGGAGATCTTCAATTGACCATCTTACAAGATACAGTGTTAATTGATTCAGGGGAGGAATTGGTTATGGCGGGGGCAAGTATGTTTACCTATACCCTCAGCCCTGATACACGATTTCTCTACAACTATGATAGAAAATCCATGAAACTCGAGGTCTTTGATTTGAATCAGCAAGCGTTGGATAAGAAAGTTACATTTGCTAATGACGGGCCCAATGCTGTATCTGCTTATGTGATGGCCATTCGTACATTTCCAGATGGAAGGATATTTATGCATGGTTTTGATAAAAGTGGTTTGTATGATTTGGAAGGTAACTTGACAGAGTCCGTGAGTTTGCACCCTACCGATTATTTTGCTCCGGATGCAGAGACGAGCTTTTCCTTCAAGACGGAATATGTGTTTTTGGATGAGCAAACAGTTTTGATAGGCCTTATGAATATGTTTGAGCATATTCCTTACATGGCTAAGCTAGATTTAAAGGAAAAAACCGTAGAGATGATTGATTTTGAGTATCCACAAAAGATGGAGAAGTTTTCAATCATTTTGGATGGAGATGGGATGAAAATGGCTTCTATGGGTTCGGTGTATAAGCAGAAATACAGAGATAAAGTCTTGATTCATTCGGATATGTTCAATGAAACCTTGGTGTTTGATCCTATTTCTTCCGATTATTCCTTGATTGAATACAACAGTTTGCTCACACCCAACGAGAAGGTGGGTGGTCAAAAACAAAAAGTCAGTAGTCGAGAGGAATTTACCGAGCAAACCAAGATTTTGGGTTCTCAAGTGAGTTTTGGTAGATGGGTGTGGGATGAAAGTACCGAGCGCTTCTATCGTCTGTCAAGTATTCAACAACCATCTGAAAATCAAGATGGAGAAAGCTACTATAAAGTCGTTTTAACTGTTTTCGATAAAGACCTTCAAATGCTTGGAGAGACTCTTCTCCCTGATTACCGCAAAAGGCCCGGGGTATATTTTGTAAAAAATGGGACAATTTGGATCCATGAAAATGTAGATGATGAGTTGGGCTTTGTGCGATTGAAGGTGGGGTAA
- a CDS encoding LacI family DNA-binding transcriptional regulator produces MSEITIKYLAQKLNLATSTVSRALNDSHEISEGTKKKVMELAQSLNFQPNAYAKGLRQQKTKTIGIIVPDRVNTFFNLVIEGAESVCRENGYSLIAYNSYEDVEQEKKIIYSLLGGKVDAVIMSLADEEKEAKHLEWLRERNLPVIFFDRIAQHLEGIKFTTNDQEAAYIGTKHLLEKGCQKVVYLGLSNTSSVGIARKKGFIQAHQELGKKLDTNCLMELGHNNKENQEILEKMFFKLSRPDGVLAAAEKLGLATYRALAKTRIKVPEQVRVVSFTNMQIADLLNPPLSTIAQPAFNLGSACALELIKGLKDKKIDLIQEKHIIIPSVFTPRESSK; encoded by the coding sequence ATGTCAGAAATTACTATCAAGTACCTTGCCCAGAAGCTCAACTTAGCCACGTCTACAGTCTCCCGTGCACTGAACGACAGCCATGAGATCAGCGAAGGCACCAAAAAGAAAGTAATGGAGCTGGCACAATCCCTCAACTTTCAGCCGAATGCCTATGCCAAGGGACTCCGTCAACAAAAAACCAAAACCATAGGCATCATCGTCCCCGATCGGGTGAATACTTTTTTTAACTTAGTGATAGAAGGAGCAGAAAGCGTATGCAGGGAAAATGGTTATAGCTTGATCGCCTACAATTCTTATGAAGATGTGGAGCAGGAAAAGAAAATCATCTACAGTTTACTTGGGGGAAAAGTGGATGCAGTCATCATGTCATTGGCAGATGAAGAAAAAGAAGCCAAACACCTAGAATGGTTACGTGAACGCAACCTTCCCGTCATTTTCTTTGATAGAATTGCCCAACACCTCGAGGGGATTAAATTTACAACCAATGACCAAGAAGCAGCTTACATTGGTACCAAGCATTTACTGGAAAAAGGCTGTCAAAAAGTAGTGTATCTAGGGCTGTCCAATACAAGCAGTGTAGGAATTGCCCGTAAAAAGGGGTTTATTCAAGCACATCAGGAATTGGGTAAAAAACTAGATACCAACTGTTTGATGGAATTGGGCCACAACAACAAAGAAAATCAAGAAATTTTGGAAAAGATGTTTTTTAAACTTTCACGGCCAGATGGGGTGCTAGCCGCAGCAGAGAAATTAGGATTAGCTACTTACCGAGCCTTGGCTAAGACACGAATTAAAGTTCCGGAACAAGTGCGGGTCGTAAGTTTTACCAATATGCAAATTGCCGACCTATTAAATCCACCACTAAGTACCATTGCCCAACCTGCTTTTAATCTTGGTAGCGCATGCGCTTTGGAATTGATCAAAGGGCTAAAAGATAAAAAAATAGACCTTATCCAAGAGAAACACATCATCATCCCCTCCGTTTTTACCCCAAGGGAAAGTTCGAAATAA
- the mazG gene encoding nucleoside triphosphate pyrophosphohydrolase, protein MSQISQRPGQLQAFDKLLTIMDELREQCPWDRKQTLESLRHLTIEETFELSDAILDNNLEEIKKELGDILLHIVFYAKIGSEKGAFDMATVIDSLCEKLIRRHPHIYGDVRADDEDAVKQNWEKIKLQEKGNVSVLGGVPKSLPALIKAMRIQEKARGVGFDWEEKHQVWEKVEEEMQEFKEEFNAATEASIDKEKATAEFGDLLFSLINYARFIDINPEEALERTNLKFIKRFQYLEQAAKATGKSLDQMSLEEMDVYWEEAKKLGK, encoded by the coding sequence ATGTCTCAAATATCACAAAGACCCGGCCAACTTCAAGCTTTTGACAAATTATTGACTATCATGGATGAATTGCGGGAGCAATGTCCATGGGACCGTAAACAAACCTTGGAAAGCTTACGACACTTAACTATAGAAGAGACGTTTGAATTGTCAGATGCGATTTTGGATAACAACCTCGAAGAAATTAAAAAAGAGCTCGGGGATATCTTACTTCACATCGTTTTTTATGCCAAAATTGGTTCGGAAAAAGGAGCATTTGATATGGCGACTGTAATAGATTCCCTATGCGAAAAATTGATTCGACGCCATCCTCACATTTATGGAGATGTAAGGGCTGATGATGAAGACGCGGTCAAGCAAAATTGGGAGAAAATCAAGCTACAAGAAAAAGGAAATGTTTCGGTCTTAGGGGGAGTTCCCAAATCCCTTCCTGCCTTAATCAAAGCCATGCGCATACAGGAAAAAGCAAGAGGGGTTGGTTTCGATTGGGAAGAAAAACATCAAGTCTGGGAAAAAGTGGAAGAAGAGATGCAGGAGTTTAAAGAAGAATTCAATGCGGCCACAGAAGCGTCTATAGATAAGGAAAAAGCAACAGCCGAGTTTGGAGATTTATTGTTTTCTCTCATCAATTATGCCCGCTTTATTGACATCAATCCCGAAGAAGCGTTGGAGCGAACCAATCTGAAATTTATCAAGCGCTTCCAATACCTAGAACAAGCCGCCAAAGCAACTGGGAAAAGTCTTGACCAAATGAGTTTGGAAGAAATGGATGTGTATTGGGAAGAGGCAAAGAAATTAGGAAAATAA
- a CDS encoding cysteine desulfurase family protein, translating to MRVYFDNAATTAMDERVIEAMLPFMKQHYGNPSSVHSHGREVRSAIEKARKKVAELLNTSPAEIFFTSGGTEADNTALVCGMETHGITHAITSPIEHHAVLHTLEECAKKGKIQLSLLEVNAEGEVNLEQLQQLLEKYPHSMVSLMHANNEVGTINDLEAIGQLTRAHGAFFHSDTVQTMGHYVHDLKNLPVDAVVAGGHKFHAPKGVGFLYVKKEKKIHPFIYGGAQERNMRGGTENVIGIVGIAKALELAYEDMAGHQAHIRSIKQAFKSQLEAAIPGVTFNGASGDLENSLYTVLNVSLPPSEENRGMLLFNLDLNGISASGGSACSSGATVGSHVLRALNHNPERESVRFSFSRFNTLEEVSYAVDKIKELYAVSV from the coding sequence ATGAGAGTGTATTTTGACAATGCGGCGACTACTGCCATGGATGAGCGAGTCATTGAAGCGATGCTGCCGTTTATGAAACAGCATTATGGGAACCCCTCTTCTGTGCATAGCCATGGGCGAGAGGTGCGTTCTGCCATTGAGAAAGCTAGAAAGAAGGTCGCTGAATTGTTGAATACATCTCCCGCTGAGATTTTTTTCACTTCGGGAGGTACGGAGGCAGATAATACAGCCTTGGTGTGTGGCATGGAAACCCATGGTATCACACATGCTATCACCTCCCCAATCGAGCATCATGCGGTATTGCATACCTTGGAAGAATGTGCCAAAAAGGGAAAAATTCAGTTGAGCTTGTTGGAGGTCAATGCGGAAGGTGAGGTAAATTTGGAACAACTCCAACAGCTTTTAGAAAAGTATCCTCATTCCATGGTTTCTTTGATGCATGCCAATAACGAGGTAGGGACAATCAATGACTTAGAGGCGATCGGTCAACTGACAAGAGCTCATGGTGCTTTTTTCCATTCTGATACAGTGCAGACCATGGGCCATTATGTACACGATTTGAAGAATTTACCCGTAGATGCTGTGGTGGCTGGTGGCCATAAATTTCATGCGCCAAAAGGCGTTGGCTTCCTGTATGTCAAAAAGGAAAAGAAAATACATCCGTTTATATACGGAGGTGCGCAAGAGCGTAACATGCGTGGAGGCACTGAAAATGTCATTGGCATCGTTGGGATTGCTAAAGCTTTGGAATTAGCCTATGAAGATATGGCAGGCCATCAAGCCCATATTCGTTCAATCAAGCAAGCATTTAAATCTCAACTGGAAGCCGCAATACCTGGCGTTACGTTTAATGGGGCTTCTGGAGATTTGGAGAATAGTTTATATACGGTGTTAAATGTTAGCCTACCTCCTTCGGAGGAAAATAGAGGCATGTTGTTGTTTAACCTGGACCTGAATGGCATATCTGCATCCGGTGGATCTGCTTGTAGCAGTGGTGCAACTGTGGGTTCTCACGTCTTAAGAGCATTGAATCATAATCCCGAGCGTGAATCCGTTCGTTTTTCTTTTAGTCGATTCAATACCTTAGAGGAAGTCTCCTATGCAGTAGATAAAATTAAAGAGCTTTACGCAGTGAGTGTGTAA
- a CDS encoding Gfo/Idh/MocA family protein translates to MDNHNQSRRDFLKKGTLLSAGLSSLGAVGFSAKSYGNIIGANDRINVGVIGLGRRLGAFIPPLTDKSTNVRVAYLCDVMRSQREKAGKQFSQLLSYSPPLENSFFKVIEDKSVDAIINATPDHWHAPGTWLALEAGKHVFVEKPCSHNPREGELLVAYQKKYGKVVQMGNQQRSSDHSIEIIQEIHNGVIGIPYMAKAFYTNARGRVPNPTASAVPDGLDWELFQGPSPRKAYMHDTWDYNWHWYGWDFGTAETGNNATHELDVARWALQVDFPSHVAVDSGKYHFQDDGWEMYDTMHATFKFEGNKTIIWDGKSRNNYDMYGGGRGTIILGTEGSVFVDREHYKLVDRDGKLIREAKSANAEGGTALGGGGDMSTTHVVNFLDAIRGKDKPRSPIDDGRKSTLLCHLANISSRIGENFDCNPANGHIYNRKGMELWGRTYEPGWEPKL, encoded by the coding sequence ATGGACAATCATAATCAATCCAGAAGGGATTTTCTAAAAAAAGGTACGCTTCTGAGCGCAGGGTTAAGTTCCTTGGGAGCCGTGGGGTTCTCTGCCAAAAGCTATGGCAATATCATCGGCGCCAATGACCGTATCAACGTTGGTGTCATCGGACTTGGCAGAAGATTGGGAGCCTTTATTCCTCCACTGACAGACAAGTCTACCAATGTACGGGTAGCCTACTTGTGCGATGTCATGCGCTCTCAAAGAGAAAAAGCTGGAAAACAATTTAGCCAACTGCTTTCTTACAGTCCACCATTGGAGAACTCATTTTTCAAAGTTATTGAAGATAAAAGTGTGGATGCCATCATCAATGCCACACCAGACCATTGGCATGCACCAGGTACTTGGTTGGCTTTAGAAGCGGGCAAACATGTATTTGTTGAAAAACCCTGTAGCCACAATCCAAGAGAAGGAGAGTTATTGGTGGCGTATCAAAAAAAATACGGTAAAGTAGTGCAAATGGGCAATCAGCAGCGCTCCTCCGATCATAGCATTGAAATCATCCAGGAAATACACAATGGAGTCATTGGAATTCCCTACATGGCGAAGGCCTTTTATACCAATGCACGAGGAAGAGTCCCTAATCCAACGGCATCAGCTGTGCCTGATGGATTAGACTGGGAGCTATTCCAAGGACCATCCCCACGGAAAGCTTACATGCATGACACCTGGGATTACAACTGGCATTGGTACGGTTGGGACTTTGGCACTGCCGAAACTGGAAATAATGCTACCCATGAGTTAGATGTGGCAAGATGGGCGTTGCAAGTAGATTTCCCTAGCCATGTGGCTGTAGATTCCGGTAAATATCATTTCCAAGATGATGGTTGGGAAATGTACGACACCATGCATGCCACATTCAAGTTTGAAGGTAACAAAACTATCATTTGGGACGGTAAAAGCAGAAACAACTATGACATGTATGGCGGTGGTCGAGGAACCATCATTTTAGGAACAGAGGGCTCAGTTTTTGTAGACCGTGAGCACTATAAGTTAGTTGATCGGGACGGGAAACTCATACGTGAAGCCAAATCAGCAAATGCAGAAGGTGGTACAGCCTTGGGCGGTGGAGGAGACATGAGTACAACCCATGTAGTCAACTTTTTGGATGCCATCAGAGGCAAAGATAAGCCCCGTTCGCCTATCGACGATGGAAGAAAAAGTACACTCTTGTGTCACTTGGCAAATATCTCTTCCCGCATCGGAGAAAACTTTGATTGCAATCCTGCTAATGGCCATATTTATAACCGCAAGGGAATGGAACTGTGGGGTAGGACCTATGAACCGGGCTGGGAACCCAAACTTTAA
- a CDS encoding SDR family oxidoreductase, with product MQGIAGKVIVITGGYGVLCGAMTQALAKAGAKVAIIGSSQEKADAFAQTMKGEVLGFGASVLDKPALETVYQHILHTWGPCDILINGAGGNHPQGITDRPMMEVDDLTNDSVKTFFDLDPSGFNYVFELNFLGTLIPTQVFAKDMVGRKGCSIVNISSIASFKPLTKVSAYSGAKAAISNFTQWLAVHFAKTGIRVNAIAPGFFLADQNRSLLTNSDGSLTPRGQQIINQTPMGRFGSPEDLLSTLYWLLDEHSAFVTGVVIPVDGGFNAFAGV from the coding sequence ATGCAAGGAATCGCAGGAAAAGTAATAGTAATCACAGGCGGATACGGCGTTTTATGCGGAGCCATGACCCAAGCACTCGCAAAAGCTGGAGCAAAAGTTGCTATCATCGGATCATCTCAGGAAAAAGCAGATGCATTTGCCCAAACCATGAAAGGAGAAGTGTTAGGGTTTGGCGCAAGCGTTCTAGATAAACCCGCTTTGGAAACTGTGTATCAACACATCCTCCATACCTGGGGTCCCTGCGATATATTAATCAATGGGGCAGGTGGCAACCATCCCCAAGGAATCACAGATAGACCTATGATGGAGGTGGATGACTTAACTAATGACTCTGTCAAAACCTTTTTTGACTTGGATCCTTCAGGTTTTAACTATGTCTTCGAATTAAATTTTCTAGGCACTTTAATTCCAACTCAGGTTTTTGCTAAAGATATGGTCGGGAGAAAAGGCTGTTCGATTGTCAATATCTCTTCTATCGCTTCCTTCAAACCTCTCACCAAGGTATCTGCATACAGCGGTGCCAAAGCGGCAATTTCGAATTTCACGCAATGGCTTGCTGTACACTTTGCCAAAACAGGCATACGCGTCAATGCAATCGCACCAGGATTCTTCTTGGCGGACCAAAACCGTTCGCTTCTTACCAATTCCGATGGTTCACTGACACCTAGGGGACAGCAAATCATCAACCAGACTCCAATGGGAAGATTTGGATCACCGGAAGATTTGCTTTCTACACTTTACTGGCTACTGGATGAACATTCAGCATTTGTTACTGGGGTAGTAATCCCAGTGGATGGGGGATTCAATGCCTTTGCCGGAGTTTAA
- a CDS encoding 3-keto-disaccharide hydrolase: protein MKHPIRYFSCLLLGAVMAVSSCQQSNTSTETEIWVPIFDGETLNGWKAVMGQAAFEVSNGEIIGIAKHGTPNTFLVTEQLYDDFILEFDLKINHISSNSGVMIRGQFDPEANDGNGLVYGYQIEADPTDRAWSGGLYDEARRGWIYPLDLNPTAKTAFKMGEWNTYRIEAIGNEIKSWINGQEVAYVVDAMESRGHIGLQVHSIGNIADEGQKTYFRNVRIQTENLQATPFSGDVFVVNTGLNELTDLEKANGWKLLFDGQTSNGWVGAYKDAFPSQGWHIKDGILMVEASDGSESMSFGDIVTVDKYSAFDLAFDFNISEGANSGVKYFVTLKEGNTGSAIGLEYQILDDDNHPDAKNGRDGNRTLASLYDLKTANKQARYVRKPGEWNQGRIIVHPDNKVEHFINGVKVLEYIRGSEDFRQLVSESKYKVWENFGEAPEGHILLQDHGDEVKFKNIKIKELN from the coding sequence ATGAAACATCCGATTAGATACTTCTCCTGCTTATTACTAGGGGCAGTTATGGCAGTCAGCAGCTGTCAACAATCAAATACCTCCACAGAAACCGAAATATGGGTTCCCATATTCGACGGCGAAACACTGAACGGCTGGAAGGCTGTGATGGGGCAAGCAGCATTTGAAGTAAGCAATGGAGAAATCATCGGTATTGCCAAGCATGGCACACCCAACACCTTCCTAGTGACCGAACAGCTTTACGATGATTTTATTCTAGAATTTGATTTAAAAATCAACCATATCTCCTCCAACTCAGGTGTCATGATCCGAGGGCAATTTGACCCAGAGGCTAATGATGGCAATGGCTTGGTATATGGCTACCAAATCGAAGCGGACCCGACTGACCGTGCCTGGTCAGGAGGATTATATGATGAGGCGAGAAGAGGCTGGATATATCCTTTGGACTTAAACCCAACTGCAAAAACTGCCTTCAAAATGGGCGAATGGAACACCTATCGCATTGAAGCTATTGGTAATGAAATCAAATCATGGATTAATGGTCAAGAAGTTGCCTATGTGGTGGATGCCATGGAAAGTAGAGGACATATTGGGCTTCAGGTACATTCCATTGGAAACATAGCGGATGAAGGGCAAAAAACTTATTTCAGAAATGTCCGCATACAAACTGAAAATCTCCAAGCTACACCCTTTTCAGGAGATGTGTTTGTGGTAAATACAGGTTTAAACGAGTTGACTGACTTGGAAAAAGCCAATGGTTGGAAATTATTGTTTGATGGCCAAACCTCTAATGGTTGGGTTGGTGCTTACAAGGATGCATTCCCTTCGCAAGGATGGCATATCAAAGATGGGATTTTGATGGTCGAAGCATCCGATGGATCTGAGTCCATGAGCTTTGGAGATATTGTGACAGTGGATAAATACAGTGCTTTTGATTTAGCTTTTGACTTCAATATCTCCGAAGGGGCTAACAGTGGTGTGAAATACTTTGTGACCCTCAAAGAAGGAAATACAGGTTCAGCCATCGGCTTAGAATATCAAATCTTGGATGATGATAATCATCCAGATGCAAAAAATGGTAGAGATGGCAATAGAACGTTGGCTTCTTTGTATGACTTAAAAACCGCTAATAAGCAGGCCAGGTATGTACGCAAGCCAGGAGAATGGAACCAAGGCAGGATTATAGTACACCCTGATAACAAAGTAGAACACTTCATCAATGGTGTAAAAGTACTGGAATACATACGCGGCTCCGAAGATTTTAGACAACTGGTCAGCGAAAGTAAATACAAGGTTTGGGAAAATTTTGGAGAAGCCCCAGAAGGACATATCTTGCTACAAGACCACGGTGACGAAGTGAAATTCAAAAACATCAAAATCAAAGAATTAAACTAA
- the glmM gene encoding phosphoglucosamine mutase: MALIKSISGIRGTIGGKPGEGLTPLDVVKFTSAYGYWVKNHTNNPKVVIGRDARISGEIVSKLVAATLQGLGIDVIDLGLSTTPTVELAVPLEKAGGGIILTASHNPIQWNALKLLNDKGEFISDAEGKAILESADKEDFVFADVKRLGSYTVKDDYIDKHVAHVLALPLVDKEAIAARKFKVVIDCVNSTGGIALPKLLRALGVEDIEEMYCTPDGHFPHNPEPLPENLRDIAEKLNRGKYDLGIVVDPDVDRLCFMNEDGSAFGEEYTLVAVADYVLSQTPGNTVSNLSSTRALRDVTEKRGGAYQAAAVGEVNVVNKMKETNAIIGGEGNGGVIYPESHYGRDALVGIGLFLTHLAKFGKSISMLRASYPNYYISKNKIELTPDIDVDKVLEAIKAKYSKQPINDIDGVKIEFDKEWVHLRKSNTEPIIRIYSESASQATAEHLANKLITDIKEVITES, from the coding sequence GTGGCCTTAATTAAATCTATTTCTGGTATTAGAGGTACTATCGGAGGCAAGCCTGGTGAGGGTTTAACTCCGTTGGATGTGGTGAAATTTACCTCAGCATATGGGTATTGGGTTAAAAACCATACCAACAATCCAAAAGTGGTCATCGGAAGAGATGCCCGGATTTCTGGAGAGATAGTTTCAAAGCTTGTTGCTGCAACGCTTCAGGGGTTAGGAATTGATGTAATCGACCTGGGATTGAGTACCACCCCTACAGTTGAATTAGCGGTTCCTTTGGAAAAAGCTGGTGGAGGAATTATCCTTACTGCCAGTCATAACCCGATTCAGTGGAATGCATTGAAGTTATTGAATGATAAAGGGGAATTTATTTCTGATGCTGAAGGAAAAGCAATTTTAGAAAGTGCCGATAAGGAGGACTTTGTATTTGCTGATGTCAAAAGACTAGGTTCCTACACTGTAAAAGATGACTATATTGACAAACATGTTGCGCATGTACTAGCGCTGCCTTTGGTAGATAAAGAGGCAATTGCTGCTCGCAAATTTAAAGTGGTCATTGATTGTGTAAACTCAACCGGTGGCATAGCCCTTCCCAAATTATTGAGAGCCTTGGGCGTGGAAGATATAGAAGAAATGTATTGTACGCCAGATGGTCATTTTCCACATAATCCAGAACCCCTTCCAGAAAACTTACGGGATATCGCTGAGAAGCTTAACCGAGGAAAATATGATCTAGGCATAGTTGTAGATCCAGACGTAGACCGTTTGTGTTTTATGAATGAAGACGGAAGTGCCTTTGGAGAAGAATATACTTTAGTGGCAGTGGCAGATTATGTGCTGTCTCAAACTCCGGGCAATACAGTATCAAACTTGAGTTCTACCCGTGCTTTGCGTGATGTGACCGAAAAAAGAGGAGGTGCTTATCAAGCGGCTGCAGTTGGTGAGGTGAATGTTGTGAATAAGATGAAGGAAACCAATGCTATCATCGGAGGAGAAGGTAATGGAGGAGTAATTTATCCTGAGTCCCATTATGGTAGAGATGCTTTGGTTGGAATAGGGTTGTTTTTGACGCACTTAGCAAAATTTGGAAAAAGTATTTCTATGCTAAGAGCTAGCTATCCAAATTATTATATTTCTAAAAACAAGATCGAACTTACTCCTGATATCGATGTGGACAAAGTGTTGGAGGCGATCAAAGCAAAGTATAGCAAGCAGCCTATCAACGATATTGATGGGGTTAAAATCGAATTTGATAAAGAATGGGTTCACCTCCGCAAATCAAATACTGAACCCATCATTCGAATCTACTCGGAGTCTGCTTCTCAAGCCACCGCCGAGCATTTGGCGAATAAACTCATCACAGATATCAAAGAGGTAATTACTGAATCATAA